A single Ischnura elegans chromosome 13 unlocalized genomic scaffold, ioIscEleg1.1 SUPER_13_unloc_2, whole genome shotgun sequence DNA region contains:
- the LOC124172722 gene encoding uncharacterized protein LOC124172722 — translation MTALEYAKEMASKHPDRSDRREVLRLLELLVSWGEAKKSAGTQSQLREDHLSPESHPMSLVDGSSPTAIHTHPTEDASALTALKGSVDSLKEEITSLKTQVDELKMAVRGHNTLLECLERAVTLSSEKLTSLNEHVEALLPTGAAANPPPPINNQRMECIEAMMAKTDVFEGIEDKVLSFRRIYEYLYDQGNFTASLLLFLARKPHFKAIVDCDDSHISRIRPEFKHKSWSNYDTYNGRELSTQDWSSFADFPTSKVYLGGKIDESRKVENVASIFARTLTQMVLYMIFKNKGMPYKSNDIYYREKFNAAFQEAEVKRMSCGELDINIVVAMTERERMIEFIPIVPSMIAFKGSTAGIPLLREQVPLLLKLYEDHVIPKLLAQA, via the exons ATGACTGCGCTAGAGTATGCCAAAGAGATGGCATCCAAGCACCCTGACCGCAGCGACCGTCGCGAGGTCCTCAGGTTATTGGAGCTGCTTGTTAGCTGGGGTGAGGCAAAAAAAAGTGCAG GAACGCAGAGTCAGCTTAGGGAGGACCATCTATCTCCTGAGTCTCATCCCATGTCACTTGTTGATGGGTCTTCCCCTACCGCCATCCATACACACCCCACGGAGGATGCTTCAGCCTTGACAGCTCTCAAAGGATCTGTCGACAGCCTTAAAGAGGAGATTACGTCATTGAAGACACAGGTGGACGAGTTGAAGATGGCAGTCAGGGGGCACAATACCCTTTTAGAGTGCTTAGAAAGAGCCGTCACATTGTCCTCAGAGAAGCTGACATCTCTGAACGAACATGTGGAGGCTTTACTTCCGACGGGGGCCGCCGCAAATCCACCTCCCCCAATAAACAATCAGCGAATGGAGTGCATTGAGGCCATGATGGCCAAAACTGATGTCTTTGAGGGAATCGAAGATAAGGTTTTATCCTTCCGACGCATTTATGAATACCTCTACGACCAGGGCAATTTTACTGCCAGCCTTCTTCTGTTTCTTGCTAGGAAACCACATTTCAAAGCTATTGTAGACTGTGATGACAGTCATATCAGTAGGATAAGGCCAGAGTTCAAACACAAATCATGGAGTAATTATGACACTTATAATGGGCGTGAGTTGAGTACTCAAGATTGGTCATCGTTTGCTGACTTTCCAACATCAAAAGTTTACTTGGGAGGAAAGATAGATGAGAGTCGTAAGGTTGAAAATGTAGCTTCAATTTTTGCTAGAACGCTGACGCAGATGGTTTTGTATATGATATTCAAAAATAAAGGGATGCCGTACAAGAGCAATGATATCTACTACCGAGAAAagttcaatgcagcatttcaagaAGCAGAGGTTAAGAGAATGAGTTGTGGTGAATTAGATATAAACATTGTAGTAGCAATGACTGAGAGGGAGAGGATGATTGAATTTATTCCCATTGTTCCATCAATGATTGCATTCAAAGGTTCGACAGCAGGAATACCTCTCCTCCGTGAGCAAGTGCCGCTACTCCTGAAGCTGTATGAAGACCATGTGATCCCAAAATTGCTGGCTCAGGCATAG
- the LOC124172750 gene encoding uncharacterized protein LOC124172750: MLTSGKIARILKRHGIEAYFRPPPKLRGQLVTAKDPCGLQSPGIYQIPCTCGLVCVGETGRTIETRLKEHQRHFRLGQPEKSAVAEHSISSDHAICWEKTKVLCRIEKFWERLTREAIEIRLNTTINRDTGYILSASWKPVLRSIREERGKRREALDQSQNTCPG, translated from the exons ATGTTAACGTCAG GAAAAATCGCCAGAATTCTCAAGAGGCATGGAATTGAAGCCTATTTTCGCCCGCCGCCTAAACTTCGAGGCCAACTTGTGACAGCCAAGGACCCTTGTGGACTCCAGTCTCCGGGCATCTACCAGATACCATGCACATGCGGCCTGGTGTGCGTGGGAGAGACAGGGAGGACCATAGAAACGAGGTTGAAAGAACACCAAAGACATTTCAGACTCGGGCAGCCTGAAAAATCGGCCGTGGCCGAACACAGCATTTCCTCCGACCACGCCATCTGTTGGGAGAAGACCAAGGTCCTTTGTCGCATAGAGAAATTTTGGGAAAGACTGAcaagggaggccattgaaattcgtctTAACACCACCATTAATCGTGACACTGGCTACATTCTGAGCGCCTCATGGAAACCAGTGCTGAGGAGCATCCGTGAAGAACGAGGAAAGAGGCGGGAAGCTCTCGACCAATCACAGAACACCTGCCCTGGTTGA